From the genome of Corallococcus macrosporus DSM 14697:
GCACGCTGCGCACGCCCTTGAAGAGGGTGTGGTCGCGCAGATAGAAGGCGCGGCTGGCGTAGGCGTGCTCGTCCCACTCCGCGGGGACGCCGGCGGCCAGCAGCGCCTTGATCTCCGACGCGAAGTACCAGGCCCCCCGGTGCTGCGCGTAGAAGAGGGGCTTGACGCCCATCCGGTCACGCACCGCCAGCATCAGCCGCCGCTGGCGATCGAAGATGAGGATGGCGAACTCGCCCCGGAGCTGCTTCAGCCCGGCGATGCCCGAGCGGCGGTAGAGGTGCAGCGCGAGCTCGCTGTCGGACTCCGTCTGGAAGCGGCAGCCCTGCGCCTGCAGCTCGCGGCGGATCCGCTCGTGGTCATAGAGCTCGCCGTTGACGACGAGCGCCAGGTCCCCCTCGGGCGCGACGATGGGCTGCGTGCCATTGTCCAGCCCGATGATGCTCAGCCGGGCGTGGCCCAGCAGCGCCCGGCCCGCTGGGTCCCTCCACACGCTCCGCTCGTCCGGGCCACGGTGGTGGAGGGTGGTCAACGCGTTGAGGAGGGCTCTCTCATCAATGACAGAGGATGTACGCTGATAGACGCCAATGAAGCCGCACATGAGAAATTGCTTCCTTCAGGAAAATTGGAATCCGACAGCGCCAGTGCATTCATTGCACGGCGTGCCTCGAGCGGGCTCCGCCTGGAGCTTCGTCCAGCCTAGAGTCCGCATCTGACAATGTATTGGAGGCTGGGCCCCGGGCTCGTCGCGAGCACGCCAGGGACACCGTGGACAGTGCTGCTCAGCAGGCCGTCGTCAGTCTCCGTGAATGACAACAGTGTTTTGGCATCTCACCCCCTCTTGAACCCTGGGCTGAAGACGAGCCATGTCCGGCGGCTGTCTCATGTCAACCCGGTTGTTCAGGACATAGCATCATCTCAAGCTGAGTAATAGTGGAACTCTCGTAAAAAACACTTTCCGTGTGTGTGACACGCGGATGGAGGGTTCAGGGGTAATGGCAAACTTGTCCTGATTGTATTTGGCAAAAAAGACCTGATGGTTGTGTGTGTTTTTCCGGCAAAGACTGCCTGCCGCCCGGAGGGGCGCCGTGTTGGCGGCAGGCGGGCGGGCGTGCGTTCGCTGCTTCCCAGGCCGTGCGCGCATGGCCACCTTGGCAGTGGACGCGCGTGACTCGGGAGGACATGGCATGCATGCGAAGCGGCTGGGCATCTACCTCAATGACCACCTGGCGGGCGCGGTAGGCGGGTTGGAGCTGGCGGTCCGCACCGAGGCGGAGAACCACGGCAACCTGCTCGGCCGCTACCTGGCGACGCTCATCCCCGAGCTGAAGGAGGACCAGTCCACCCTGATGAAGGTGATGGATGCCCTGGAGGTGAAGCGGGACCCCTTGAAGACGCGCGTGGCGTGGGCCGTGGAGAAGGTGGGCCGGTTCAAGCTGAACGGCACGCTGGTGCGTTATTCGCCCTTGAGCCGGCTGCTGGAGCTGGAGGGGCTGTGCTCCGCCACGGAGGGGCGCCTGTCGCTGTGGCGCACGCTGGCGCGCGTGTCGGTGAAGGACGCGCGGCTGGCGCCGTTTCCCTTCGAGGCGCGGGTCCAGCGCGGTGAGGCGCAGCGCTCCGTGCTCCAGCGCCTGCGGGCCCAGGCGGCCGACGTGGCCTTCGCGGATGAAGCCCAGCCCTTCGGCTCGGGCGAACGCCTGGTGGCCGAGCACTGAGCCGAGCTTCGGACATGAAGAAGCCCCCTGCCGCGGCGGGCGACAGGGGGCGGTGACTTCCCGCTGGGGCCGGGCTCAGACGCCTGACGACCCCGACGCGTCCGGCGTCGTCTGCGGAGGCCGGGCACCCGAGGCGTCCGGGGTGGGAATCAGGCGAAGCTGGCTGGCGCTGCCGCCGAAGCTCGCGTCCACCTCGCGCTCCAGGTACGTGTAGCCGGACAGGCCGTCCTCGTACATGCGCAGCAGGTTGCGCGACTCGTCCAGGGTGATGCGGCCCTGGCGCAGCGCGGCCTCGGTGAACTTGCGCAGCTTCGCCACCAGGTCGTCCTTGGTGTAGCTGACGTAGTTGAGCACCTCCGTCACCGTGTCGCCGGCCACCACGTTGTCGATGAGGTAGCCCCCGTTGGGCCCCAGCGACACCTGCACGGCGTGCGTGTCGCCGAACAGGTTGTGGAGGTCGCCCAGGATCTCCTGGTAGGCGCCCACCATGAAGATGCCCAGGTAGTAGTCGTCATCGTTCAGCGCGTGCAGCTCCAGGGCGTCCTTCACCTCGCGCTTGTCGATGAAGTGTTCGATCTTCCCGTCCGAGTCGCAGGTGATGTCCGCCAGCGTCGCGCGGCGGGTCGGCTTCTCCGCCAGGCGGTGGATGGGCATCATCGGGAAGAGCTGGTCGATGGCCCACGAGTCCGGCAGCGACTGGAACACGGAGAAGTTGCAGAAGTACGTGTCGCTGAGCGCCTTCTCCAGGGAGTCCAGCTCCTCGGGGATCTCCCCCTGCTCACGCGCGATGCGCATGATCTTGTGGCAGGTGGCCCAGTAGATGTTCTCCGCCGCCACGCGCTGCTCCAGCGACAGGTGGCCCAGGGAGAAGAGGGTGAGGCTCTCCTCCTTTGAGTCCTGCGCGTCGTGCCACGCCTCCAGCAGGTTCTTGTTGGTGACCTCGCGGTAGGTGGACCAGAGGTTGCGCACCACGGAGGGCGCCTTGTCGTCCACCTTCTCCGGGACCTGGGCCGGGTCGAACTCGCTGGTGCCCAGCACGTCCACCACCAGCACCGCGTGGTGGGCCACCACGGCGCGGCCGGACTCCGACACCAGCGTGGGGTGCGGCACGCCGGCCCTGTCACAGGCCTCCATGACGCCGAACACCACGTCGTTGGCGTACTCCTCCGTGGTGTAGTTCATGGAGGAGGCGAAGTTCGTCTGGGAGCCGTCGTAGTCCACGCCCAGGCCGCCGCCCACGTCCAGGTACTTCAGCGGCGCGCCCTGGCGGGCCACCTCCACGTAGAAGCAGCCCACCTCGCGCAGCGCGTTCTTCACGTTGCGGATGTTGGAGATCTGGCTGCCCAGGTGGAAGTGCAGCAGCTCGAAGGAGTTGAGCAGGCCGGTGTCCTTCATGAAGCTGATGCAGTTCATCAGCTCGGAGGAGGACAGGCCGAACTTGGACCGGTCTCCGCCGCTGGCCTCCCACTTGCCGGCGCCGCGCGTGGACAGCTTCACGCGCATGCCCAGCCGGGGCACGATGCCCGTGCGCCGGGCGACCTCGGCGATGAGCGGCAGCTCGCTGGGCTTCTCCACCACCAGGATGACGTTGCGGCCCAGGCGCGAATAGAAGAGCGCCGTCTCGATGTACTCCTCGTCCTTGTAGCCGTTGCAGATGACGAGCGCGTTCTCGTTCTCCAGCAGCGCCATCACCGCGAGCAGCTCCGGCTTGCTGCCGGCCTCCAGCCCGTAGTTGTAGCCCTTGCCCGCCTCGATGAGCGTCTCCACGACGTAGCGGTGCTGGTTGACCTTGATGGGGTACACGCCGCGGTAGCCGCCCTTGAACCCCTGGTCGGTCATGGCCTTGCGGAAGGCCTCGTTCAGGTGGACCACGCGGTGGCGCAGCACGTCCGTGAAGCGGATGAGCAGCGGCAAGCCGATGCCCCGGCGGCGCACTTCGTCGACCAGCTCCTTCAGGTCCATGTTCGGGGCCTGGGGACCGTCCGGGTGGACGATCACATGGCCCTTCTCGTTGATGCCGAAGTAGGGGTTGCCCCAGTTGCGGATTCCGTACAGCTCGTGCGCGTCGGCGAGGGTCCAGCGGTGGGGAGGGGCGTTTGCGGGCATCGGCGTTCTCAAGGCTCCCTGGGTAGAAGGGGTGACTCCCATGAACAACAGAAGCGAGCGTGGGAATCGCGCGGGAACTATCGGAAACCCCCCCGGTATTCAACAGCCGCCTGTGCGGAGGGCAAGCAGGCTGGCGCGGCGGCCGCCCGGTGCTCCTCCTCCCCCAGGCCGACCCTCCATTCAATTCCTACCCTTTCCCGGTGAGTCCTGAGGGACGCGTGGACACAAGGGGAGGGTACATGGAGTCGTCCGCACGCAGGGAAGAAGCGGTGCTGACCCCGCGGGAAATCTACGAGCGGCTGGATCGCTTCGTCATCGGCCAGGACGGCGCCAAGCGCGCCGTGGCC
Proteins encoded in this window:
- the speA gene encoding biosynthetic arginine decarboxylase, whose product is MPANAPPHRWTLADAHELYGIRNWGNPYFGINEKGHVIVHPDGPQAPNMDLKELVDEVRRRGIGLPLLIRFTDVLRHRVVHLNEAFRKAMTDQGFKGGYRGVYPIKVNQHRYVVETLIEAGKGYNYGLEAGSKPELLAVMALLENENALVICNGYKDEEYIETALFYSRLGRNVILVVEKPSELPLIAEVARRTGIVPRLGMRVKLSTRGAGKWEASGGDRSKFGLSSSELMNCISFMKDTGLLNSFELLHFHLGSQISNIRNVKNALREVGCFYVEVARQGAPLKYLDVGGGLGVDYDGSQTNFASSMNYTTEEYANDVVFGVMEACDRAGVPHPTLVSESGRAVVAHHAVLVVDVLGTSEFDPAQVPEKVDDKAPSVVRNLWSTYREVTNKNLLEAWHDAQDSKEESLTLFSLGHLSLEQRVAAENIYWATCHKIMRIAREQGEIPEELDSLEKALSDTYFCNFSVFQSLPDSWAIDQLFPMMPIHRLAEKPTRRATLADITCDSDGKIEHFIDKREVKDALELHALNDDDYYLGIFMVGAYQEILGDLHNLFGDTHAVQVSLGPNGGYLIDNVVAGDTVTEVLNYVSYTKDDLVAKLRKFTEAALRQGRITLDESRNLLRMYEDGLSGYTYLEREVDASFGGSASQLRLIPTPDASGARPPQTTPDASGSSGV